From a single Sorghum bicolor cultivar BTx623 chromosome 5, Sorghum_bicolor_NCBIv3, whole genome shotgun sequence genomic region:
- the LOC110435575 gene encoding uncharacterized protein LOC110435575 produces MGNCCVAGASSDKATFKWSIDNFSSLLDKGEGWINSRVFKIMGHDWHLRLNPMDRNSDGEECVSLRLVRSKASVEPNTIVDTSFRLIIYDQSYGKHSEHHVSHTFHTASTSSGKSCMIRLAKLKNSSGFVINDNCVFGVKFIKVVTTKAKTASEKFYVKNTSTLPEVKDAYTWCIADFFGMENEGYSPEFTAGGYKWSIYLNKEENHISLYLKKMINDLPEDYAVLVEYTLSIKNQEGGKHFITKGRTQFSNNYPTWGFEKVVSMEDIQDSSNGYLVKTKCCIEAEVKLIGSSRMK; encoded by the exons ATGGGCAACTGCTGTGTCGCTGGTGCTT CGTCAGACAAGGCAACGTTTAAGTGGAGCATCGACAACTTCTCCTCCCTTCTTGACAAGGGTGAAGGATGGATAAACTCTAGAGTGTTTAAGATCATGGGCCATGACTG GCACTTGAGACTGAATCCAATGGACAGAAACAGCGACGGTGAAGAGTGTGTCTCCCTCAGGCTTGTGCGGTCAAAAGCTTCAGTGGAACCCAACACTATCGTCGACACATCTTTCAGATTGATCATATATGATCAGTCATATGGAAAGCATAGTGAACATCACG TGAGCCATACTTTCCACACTGCAAGCACAAGTTCTGGCAAGTCATGCATGATTAGGCTTGCGAAACTGAAGAATTCATCTGGATTCGTCATCAATGACAACTGCGTCTTTGGTGTCAAGTTCATAAAAGTTGTCACCACAAAAGCAAAGACGGCATCAGAGAAATTCTATGTCAAGAATACGAGCACTTTGCCCGAGGTCAAAGATGCTTACACGTGGTGCATTGCGGACTTCTTTGGAATGGAGAACGAAGGGTACTCCCCGGAGTTCACAGCCGGTGGATACAAATG GTCGATTTACCTCAATAAAGAAGAAAACCACATCTCCTTGTACCTGAAAAAGATGATAAATGATCTCCCCGAAGACTATGCCGTCCTGGTTGAATATACCTTATCCATAAAAAACCAGGAAGGTGGCAAGCATTTCATAACAAAAG GCCGGACCCAGTTCTCAAACAATTATCCGACCTGGGGATTTGAGAAGGTTGTTTCGATGGAGGATATTCAGGACTCATCAAATGGTTATCTCGTCAAAACCAAGTGCTGCATTGAGGCTGAGGTCAAACTCATTGGCTCCTCCAGGATGAAGTAG
- the LOC110435576 gene encoding two-component response regulator ORR9-like — MAVVATETPFHVLAVDDSLPDRKLIERLLKTSSFQVTTVDSGSKALQFLGIHDDDASTVSVHAHQLDVAVNLIITDYCMPGMTGYDLLKKIKESSSLRDIPVVIMSSENIPSRINRCLEEGADEFFLKPVRLSDMSKLKPHILKSRCREHSQQDQEQQHQQSDSNSNDCSNPTNKSHSDSSRKRKAEDNEEILPQKNRPRHS, encoded by the exons ATGGCGGTGGTGGCCACCGAGACGCCGTTCCATGTCCTGGCCGTGGACGACAGCCTCCCGGACAGGAAGCTCATCGAGAGGCTCCTCAAGACCTCTTCCTTCCAAG TAACCACTGTCGATTCCGGGAGCAAAGCCCTGCAGTTCTTGGGGATCCACGACGACGACGCCAGCACGGTCTCTGTTCACGCGCACCAGCTG GATGTGGCGGTGAACCTGATCATCACGGACTACTGCATGCCCGGCATGACAGGGTATGATCTGCTAAAGAAGATCAAG GAATCGTCGTCTCTTAGAGATATCCCGGTCGTGATCATGTCGTCTGAGAACATCCCTTCAAGGATCAATAG ATGCCTGGAGGAAGGAGCGGACGAGTTTTTCCTAAAACCAGTGCGGCTATCAGACATGAGCAAGCTCAAGCCCCACATACTGAAAAGCAGATGCAGGGAGCACTCCCAGCAGGACCAGGAACAACAGCACCAGCAGAGTGACAGCAACAGCAACGATTGCAGTAACCCCACGAACAAGAGCCACAGCGATAGCAGCCGAAAGCGAAAGGCAGAGGACAACGAGGAAATTTTGCCCCAGAAAAACAGACCAAGGCACAGTTAG
- the LOC8085637 gene encoding DNA-directed RNA polymerase V subunit 5A codes for MTAAFFPSPSAAATTLSHPPTISTAWSICLPPNSLLSSSELRKKSGLPIETLVATGVEEEKRGENSALTMDSAESTAAAAARAPNGAARAVDDYDDDDDAVPEVAACISAMLDLGGSVESKRLFLARRTALEMLRDRGYAVPEDELARTLPEFRAWWEDKPELERLAFSTTLASDPSSKVKVVFCPPEPVKIAAIRVVYTGVKDENLSRLILILQGRIMSKAREAIKEIFPYKVDTFQITELLVNITKHALKPKHQVLTAEEKAKLLKEYNVVDSQLPRMLENDAVARYYGLGKGTVVKVIYDSELTGNHVTYRCIF; via the exons ATGACGGCCGCCTTCTTCCCCTCTCCCTCAGCTGCTGCCACGACACTAAGTCACCCTCCCACCATCTCCACTGCTTGGTCGATCTGCCTTCCACCGAATTCCCTTTTAAGCTCGTCGGAATTAAGAAAGAAGAGTGGGTTACCTATTGAAACCCTAGTCGCCACCGGAGTTGAGGAGGAAAAGCGTGGGGAG AACTCGGCGCTGACCATGGACTCGGCGGAGagcacggccgccgccgccgcgcgcgcgcccAACGGAGCCGCCCGGGCCGTCGACgactacgacgacgacgacgatgccgTCCCCGAGGTGGCCGCCTGCATATCGGCGATGCTCGACCTCGGGGGCAGCGTGGAGAGCAAGCGCCTCTTCCTGGCCCGCCGCACAGCGCTGGAGATGCTCCGCGACCGCGGGTACGCCGTCCCGGAGGACGAGCTCGCCCGCACCCTCCCGGAGTTCCGCGCCTGGTGGGAAGACAAGCCGGAGCTCGAACGCCTCGCCTTCTCCACTACCCTCGCCTCCGACCCATCCAGCAAG GTGAAAGTTGTGTTCTGTCCACCTGAACCTGTCAAAATCGCGGCTATCCGGGTGGTATATACTGGAGTTAAAGATGAGAACTTGTCCAGACTGATTCTGATCCTCCAGGGCAGAATAATGTCTAAAGCCAGAGAAGCTATCAAGGAGATCTTTCCATATAAAGTTGACACGTTCCAG ATCACGGAACTACTGGTGAACATCACTAAGCATGCCCTCAAGCCCAAGCATCAAGTGTTGACTGCTGAGGAGAAAGCCAAGCTCCTGAAGGAGTACAATGTGGTGGATTCACAG CTGCCTCGCATGCTGGAGAATGATGCTGTTGCTCGCTATTATGGACTAGGCAAGGGAACTGTTGTTAAAGTTATATACGACAGCGAGCTTACCGGGAACCATGTGACATACCGATGCATTTTCTAA